A stretch of Besnoitia besnoiti strain Bb-Ger1 chromosome III, whole genome shotgun sequence DNA encodes these proteins:
- a CDS encoding hypothetical protein (encoded by transcript BESB_049550), translated as MRDKQHRHTQTAHPHSERQPTRALKNAGPPLIHHGCKQKSQANIKSATESCISKYRRNNGERLPVKESRPIEQRKQPTPTKSIGPMQVRKSHVDSGGTARRSSSVMCRTVTCLEIDTHTTTALLSQHAHDLMHIQVPGGVTTHRDTAYQSSDTEAETKGDKEHRSKKPQLMATCLDSPDKLLPCRSASLPAIEKTGGDLPYEGDDGSLVAFLTRSASFPHFNNTRPLQAFCNDPSIDSVLFGSEESGCRRGEGQSGSPNGDANKERLEFLVTKLFARAKMRSSIRSEAAAVKGERSVSPCASPFSSFPSLANPGHLQNDERWATVSAPAVKAERTSKMRRIAVEEKHVRTEVRDKGIQTEEPLRIGVSKSTGLPSSEKLAYQDQGRLSRDFCGGTRRTNASASVCRKSLCVSRLATNILREMWNQTHGILEAETWTEREYHDEAQKDGGDVATVTTAATQLSALGKARPKICTVLRTLACWPFTTEVADTLACRSVEEGRKGQHHESRNTERKSRGRDNALTSARRRALATCSRSRRCQRNVDDNGNELKRPEASWEAFGIGPTGCESVSSGLKAGAPARTWTTEEGDWLDSRLYSISLRGPDTNPLTSRRRHIETVSFPSRLVSDQENGDGKRKLSDEGGGGDTDGTGNRRELLGDTGREPATKGGQIRIPIKTEDHRRATQLGAVQKSQPERPIPSERHTARRNNNGESEAAGQRKSRRGENSAEKLSQTLQRRTSEHAQTGRPGCEVRPSIGQVGNRFSASDSSSRPSSSINRQRRLPSFSFMYCSARGHWVSPQPPVRPSQNAKRGSEHPAGTGVQRVAGLVPTISCEEHQLKLIPDTPCSGPSSLCYATEQANMSAALNALYPACSPALVSLASTNSPEIAARACPVPQIPGPLHSAFIHEGEQMCRRTPEGGLAPNERGISYATDTGEQEAGDAEDLKMLRAFLNAPLQDPGEFLRAPHEKGCPFAFLRMTHANAHTFQAETGTGAPENAENSSRILSAALPSLRTSSIEDHNPETRSTSSGGRTVASSTEGLRNLLDLWIEEGERLRREDAAAVRCFASSGRTGAPAAAELVSVGQACGKEEACGSSDSGPNEVATQAAGGSNLEGATRLPLVWPSSGVQESDADYTAPMQRTTHTPQTNEARAPNASVPAIVTVSVVQLSSFVPMSECERGLQHESRSMKNQGEEPEKFERIFAPPEGSFRSLPSLPPADRKEREITKGVQPQEDEQSAVDEAWEGENIFPSPGGWEAPFTDSSPPSCRGTCMLVRRSGGRFVVAEQALNSGAAAYGSAPGRIPDAIKAAKKKESEMKQSLARVAAKTEILLDRFERLERQRKVLEQLGKRERRRYRTAASQDLHESFFHEDFQLGSQFSVRQRGEGHEETTSFGEQTEWRRETKDSRRREFHRRVIGFFFRLLPRSVCR; from the exons ATGAGAGACAAGCAGCACCGACACACCCAGACAGCGCATCCCCATTCTGAGAGGCAACCTACACGTGCACTGAAAAACGCTGGGCCACCGTTGATTCACCACGGTTGCAAACAGAAGTCGCAAGCCAACATCAAGAGTGCGACGGAGAGTTGTATATCTAAGTATAGACGAAATAACGGAGAGCGGTTACCGGTCAAGGAAAGCAGACCAATAgagcagaggaagcagccgACTCCAACTAAATCTATCGGACCAATGCAGGTGAGGAAGTCCCACGTAGACTCTGGAGGGACGGCAAGACGGAGCTCGAGCGTCATGTGCAGGACTGTCACTTGCCTGGAAATAGACACCCACACAACCaccgctctcctctcccaGCATGCTCACGACTTGATGCACATCCAGGTCCCTGGAGGAGTAACAACACACCGAGACACCGCTTATCAAAGCAGTGAcacggaggcagagacgaaagGGGACAAAGAACATCGAAGCAAAAAGCCCCAGCTCATGGCCACCTGCTTAGATTCGCCTGATAAACTGTTGCCCTgccgctccgcctctcttccgGCAATTGAGAAGACGGGGGGTGACCTACCAtacgagggcgacgacgggtCCTTGGTCGCCTTTCTCACTCGCAGTGCAAGCTTTCCACACTTCAACAATACGCGACCACTACAAGCGTTCTGCAACGATCCGTCGATCGATTCTGTTTTATtcggcagcgaagagagtGGATGCCGACGAGGTGAAGGACAATCAGGCAGTCCCAACGGAGACGCGAACAAAGAGAGATTGGAATTCTTAGTCACCAAACTATTTGCACGGGCCAAGATGAGATCATCGATACGTTCCGAAGCCGCTGCCGTAAAAGGGGAGAGAAGCGTTTCTCCTTGTGCATCGCCTTTCTCATCTTTTCCATCACTTGCTAACCCAGGGCACCTCCAGAATGATGAGCGGTGGGCAACAGTGAGCGCACCAGCCGTTAAAGCAGAGCGGACGAGCAAAATGCGAAGGATTGCTGTCGAAGAGAAGCACGTTCGAACAGAAGTAAGGGACAAAGGAATACAGACAGAGGAACCCCTTCGCATCGGCGTCAGCAAATCTACAGGTTTGCCATCCAGTGAGAAGCTGGCATACCAAGATCAGGGGCGTCTGTCCCGTGACTTCTGTGGTGGGACACGCCGAACGAatgcgtctgcctcggtCTGTCGGAAAAGCCTTTGCGTGTCTCGACTGGCCACGAATATTCTCAGAGAGATGTGGAACCAGACGCATGGCATACTCGAGGCTGAGACATGGACGGAGAGAGAGTACCACGATGAAGCCCAGAAGGATGGAGGAGACGTGGCAACGGTGACGACAGCCGCAACGCAACTCAGCGCTCTCGGCAAGGCCAGG CCGAAAATATGTACGGTCCTCCGAACTTTAGCGTGTTGGCCATTTACGACTGAGGTAGCCGATACACTCGCCTGCCGTTCAGTGGAAGAAGGAAGGAAAGGACAACACCACGAAAGCAGAAACACAGAACGAAAGTCCCGGGGAAGAGACAATGCATTAACGTCAGCAAGGAGGCGGGCTCTGGCCACATGTAGCCGAAGTCGCAGATGCCAGAGAAACGTGGATGACAACGGGAATGAACTGAAAAGACCTGAAGCGAGCTGGGAGGCATTTGGGATTGGACCCACAGGTTGTGAAAGCGTGAGCAGCGGCCTAAAGGCGGGGGCACCCGCCAGGACCTGGACAACTGAGGAAGGCGACTGGCTTGACTCCCGGCTATACTCCATCTCCCTCCGCGGTCCGGATACAAATCCTCTTACCTCCCGCCGCAGGCACATCGAAACTGTCAGCTTCCCTTCAAGGCTTGTCTCCGATCAGGAAAATGGGGACGGGAAACGAAAACTCTCAGATGAGGGTGGAGGGGGGGACACAGACGGGACTGGCAACCGACGGGAACTTCTCGGGGATACAGGAAGAGAGCCGGCCACGAAGGGGGGGCAAATAAGAATCCCCATCAAGACCGAAGACCACCGTAGGGCGACGCAGCTAGGAGCGGTCCAGAAAAGCCAGCCGGAACGCCCGATCCCTTCCGAACGTCATACGGCAAGGAGGAACAATAACGGCGAAtcggaggcagcggggcAACGCAAAAGTAGGCGTGGAGAGAATTCAGCCGAAAAACTGAGCCAGACCTTACAACGCAGGACATCCGAACACGCGCAAACAGGACGACCGGGGTGTGAGGTCCGACCGTCCATCGGGCAG GTCGGGAACCGCTTCTCAGCAAGCGATTCCTCGTCCCGGCCGTCATCCAGCATCAATCGCCAGAGACGTTTGCCCTCCTTTTCGTTCATGTATTGCTCCGCACGGGGCCATTGGGTTTCACCACAGCCTCCAGTCCGCCCATCTCAGAATGCCAAGCGCGGTAGTGAACATCCAGCGGGAACTGGCGTGCAGAGAGTGGCAGGGCTTGTGCCGACGATTTCATGTGAAGAACATCAGCTAAAATTGATTCCAGATACGCCATGTTCAGGTCCAAGTTCATTATGTTATGCTACCGAGCAAGCAAATATGTCGGCCGCACTGAACGCTCTTTATCCGGCCTGTAGCCCAGCTCTTGTCTCCTTAGCTTCCACTAATAGCCCGGAAATTGCAGCACGGGCATGTCCCGTTCCACAAATTCCTGGGCCTCTCCATTCTGCGTTTATTCACGAAGGGGAACAAATGTGCCGAAGAACTCCCGAAGGCGGGTTGGCGCCAAATGAGAGAGGTATCAGCTATGCAACAGATACTGGAGAGCAAGAAGCAGGCGATGCGGAGGACCTAAAAATGCTCCGCGCATTCCTTAACGCACCACTTCAGGATCCAGGCGAGTTTCTTCGTGCGCCACATGAAAAAGGTTGTCCGTTCGCTTTCTTGCGAATGACGCATGCAAACGCACACACATTTCAGGCAGAAACAGGGACGGGAGCGCCCGAGAACGCCGAAAATTCCTCACGGATCTTGTCTGCGGCTCTCCCATCTCTACGGACCTCCAGCATTGAAGACCATAATCCCGAGACTCGATCAACGTCGAGCGGGGGAAGGACAGTAGCGTCATCCACTGAAGGCCTGAGAAACTTGCTAGATCTCTGGATTGAAGAAGGGGAGCGCCTccggagagaagacgctgctgcagtgcgctgcttcgcctcgtctgGCCGGACTGGTGCACCAGCTGCCGCTGAGTTGGTCAGTGTCGGGCAGGCCTGCGGAAAAGAGGAGGCTTGTGGTAGCAGTGACTCAGGACCAAACGAAGTGGCGACTCAAGCAGCAGGAGGATCTAATCTTGAAGGAGCAACAAGATTGCCCCTGGTCTGGCCAAGTTCCGGTGTGCAAGAAAGTGACGCAGACTATACAGCACCCATGCAGAGGACGACACATACACCACAGACGAATGAAGCTAGGGCACCGAACGCAAGCGTACCTGCCATTGTGACCGTCTCTGTAGTCCAGCTCAGCAGCTTCGTACCCATGTCTGAATGCGAGAGGGGGTTGCAGCACGAATCGAGAAGCATGAAGAATCAAGGCGAAGAGCCAGAAAAGTTTGAACGCATCTTCGCTCCCCCGGAGGGTTCCTTTCGCTCGTTGCCTTCGTTGCCGCCTGCGGAccgaaaggagagagagataaCTAAAGGCGTGCAACCGCAAGAAGACGAGCAGTCAGCCGTCGACGAAGCGTGGGAGGGAGAGAACATCTTTCCGTCACCCGGTGGCTGGGAAGCGCCCTTCACTGATTCTTCACCTCCGTCCTGCAGGGGAACTTGCATGCTGGTGAGGCGCAGTGGCGGCAGGTTTGTGGTAGCGGAACAGGCACTGAACAGTGGCGCAGCGGCTTATGGCAGCGCCCCTGGCCGAATACCAGACGCAATCAAAGCTGCCAAAAAGAAAGAAAGTGAGATGAAGCAGAGCCTTGCTCGCGTGGCCGCGAAGACGGAAATATTATTGGATCGATTCGAACGCCTGGAAAGACAAAGAAAAGTTCTTGAGCAGCTGGGGAAGCGAGAGCGCAGACGGTACCGCACCGCTGCTTCGCAGGACTTGCATGAGAGCTTCTTTCACGAAGACTTCCAGCTCGGCAGCCAGTTTTCGGTCAGACAGAGAGGTGAAGGCCACGAAGAAACCACAAGCTTCGGAGAGCAAACTGAATGGAGACGAGAAACGAAGGACTCTCGAAGGCGCGAATTTCACAGGAGGGTGATAGGCttcttctttcgcctccttcctcgttCAGTTTGCCGATAG
- a CDS encoding hypothetical protein (encoded by transcript BESB_049560) — protein MSGRPSREVNGRAPSPSSASSSRQASAPPLRGPKAEPANGGQQPRKKEHAAADCHYVRLFISIQIPFRVANTAWKKAVRSEPALQGESRMRVSISSVPRRVIWRVVAAVALRAVSSTASFVALQRRQQQLLGSASAGPPGLDPTTHGRTAPFLPSFAPSATPSPASLSRSTRPNSLTPSPRSVGPAGEAAPVSGESGLAGKSKLEDGGRAACAARKFVPNLGRGGSVAAVKKEKLADIDRCNSDLSAMVLRSLQNSESKKLGQEKPFDLAGRGGQPPAAPPPGYPGGSATPPFAKAGARRPLHLASPAAIRESNLRLLQQHQKDSKKTGKKSRRLMELSWSGAENDDRDASCMSPRGLYTPVSLPFVVREDDEDVQEGGHKRREVALADLMGEREAEDGSTGVRRKRPSARHVEEANRFAAGLLLVDEEGEERGEKARADTWDLADDDDGRGTDFLHICFPFLFPPMDRQAMEEERLAREAEREARRSVEPAADGGGDDVYGSKADDGKEGSGEAAGKASGRGAGGAKSRAKASPPLRPLGPSPPLPLPSLPEGRIGKLLVHRSGRVELRLLCAAPKSDDQGAVGGGGVGAEATRSGREATQSEGTRGAPQEAPTKQLPVEDAGVCFEVNVGSECTFAQEVGCLVEDTSEFLFLGRCNKRMVIAPDVRRCLQAATMGGVGA, from the exons ATGAGTGGGAGACCCAGCCGCGAAGTGAACGGgcgagcgccttcgccgagcTCCGCGTCGAGCAGCCggcaggcctccgcgcctccactgCGTGGGCCCAAGGCAGAACCTGCGAATGGCGGCCAGCAACCACGTAAGAAGGAacacgctgcggcggactgcCACTATGTGAGGCTTTTCATAAGCATCCAGATACCGTTCCGTGTTGCAAATACAGCCTGGAAGAAGGCTGTGCGGTCGGAACCGGCCCTTCAAGGGGAGTC CCGTATGCGTGTCTCGATTTCTTCAGTGCCCCGTCGCGTTATCTGGCGTGTTGTCGCTGCAGTTGCCCTGCGGGCTGTGTCGTCCACCGCCTCGTTTGTCGCCCttcagcgccggcagcagcagcttctcggctccgcgtccgcgggccCTCCAGGCCTCGATCCTACCACGCACGGCCGCACAGCGCCGTTTTTGCCCTCGTTTGCTCCTTCGGCGAccccttcgcctgcgtcgctcagTCGCAGCACGCGGCCGAACTCGCTgacgccgtctccgcggtcagtggggcctgcgggcgaggcagcgcccgTCTCGGGGGAGTCGGGCCTCGCAGGGAAGTCCAAACTCGAAGacggcgggcgagccgcctgcgcagcgcggaAGTTCGTCCCCAACCTCGGCAGAGGCGGGTCGGTTGCCGCAGTAAAGAAGGAGAAGCTCGCGGACATCGACCGCTGCAACAGCGACCTCAGCGCCATGGTTTTGCGGTCGCTGCAAAACAGTGAATCCAAGAAGCTCGGACAGGAAAAG CCCTTCGACTTGGCGGGTCGGGGCGGTCagccccctgcggcgcccccccccggctACCCCGGAGGGTCGGCGACGCCCCCGTTTGCGAaggccggcgcgaggcggccgctgcatctggcgtcgcccgcggcgatcCGAGAGAGCAATCTGCGGCTACTGCAGCAGCACCAGAAGGACAGCAAGAAGACCGGCAAAAAGTCCCGACGCCTCATGGAGCTGTCGTGGAGTGGCGCGGAGAACGACGACCGGGACGCGTCATGCATGAGTCCGCGCGGATTGTACACGCCCGTCAGTCTGCCCTTTGTCGTtagagaggacgacgaggacgtgCAAGAGGGAGGCCATAAAAGAAGAGAG GTGGCCCTGGCAGATCTTatgggcgagcgcgaggcggaggacggcagCACGGGGGTGCGCCGGAAGCGACCCTCTGCGCGGCACGTGGAGGAAGCGAACCGCTTTGCAGCAGGCCTTCTTCTggtcgacgaggaaggcgaagaaagaggcgagaaggctCGCGCGGACACGTGGGATCTAGCcgatgacgacgacggcCGGGGCAC AGACTTCCTGCACATCTGCTTCCCGTTTCTGTTCCCGCCGATGGACCGCCAGGCGATGGAAGAggagcgcctggcgcgtgAGGCtgaacgcgaggcgcggcgaagcgtcgaacccgccgccgacggggGAGGAGACGATGTCTATGGGAGCAAGGCGGATGACGGCAAAGAGGGAtccggcgaagcagcgggcAAGGCAAGCGGCCGGGGTGCGGGGGGCGCCAAGAGTCGCGCCAAAGCCAGCCCGCCCCTGAGGCCCTTAgggccctcgccgccgctgccgctacCGTCTTTGCCTGAGGGCAGGATCGGCAAGCTGCTTGTGcaccgcagcgggcgcgtcgagctccgcctcctctgtgccGCGCCCAAAAGCGACGACCAGGGAGCAgtgggaggaggaggcgtcggTGCGGAAGCCACCCGGAgtggccgcgaggcgacgcagtcgGAGGGGACACGGGGGGCGCCACAGGAAGCCCCTACGAAGCAGTTGCCAGTCGAAGACGCGGGCGTCTGCTTCGAGGTCAATGTAGGATCGGAGTGCACCTTTGCGCAG GAGGTTGGATGCCTAGTGGAGGACACCTCCGAGTTCCTTTTCCTGGGAAGATGCAACAAACGCATGGTAATAGCGCCAGACGTCCGCCGGTGCCTTCAGGCTGCCACGATGGGCGGGGTGGGGGCCTAA